A region from the Pempheris klunzingeri isolate RE-2024b chromosome 17, fPemKlu1.hap1, whole genome shotgun sequence genome encodes:
- the tcf20 gene encoding transcription factor 20 isoform X1 codes for MQNFSNSPAPPSLPPGFSGRGGGGPPYPPQPADTQISPRMTDDYVGMQQQSLHRGHHHPSQASHMLAYSARNRGAVEPPPTQGNIHSGNTNNPYRKDVMDYYFSMGGKDRHRRGGMGYGASFGYPNIDGHIPHQYRHAGSGSAPSSALMSPYPVDYGSSAGSGGGAGAGAFSPSHQYNMSQNPAMQSVPGSQMQHRQHGQTFTAVHHGQQHRSYPHSGHRMTPQYPHYSPQGGASTGSSGMYSPPPQRYLDGAASTGFDPKVNSSPSVNSSSNSVSSSVAANNVGPMENVQQSYHASNYPGFSPQTHSLHKQATLQHRNSQHNLGVGYDNSLKQHQGPSPGSVYAKHHQASNPSIPQAASQEIAKSPMHPNAQQAQINQNFSPISNPSPAASAVHSPSCSSSPSPLMGVSEAHGNPSGHGPSHPPTSNPRSSHGQGRLLQTMPQLSPTPNSNSSISSCGSSGSHKAQSMSTVGGSSLPPTGRNKMGLGTGIGSREEGSAVYSSSALEKMQDAGLNSLSALSSQVANLPNTIQHMLLTDTVLSQKKGKDGGQVQQATHGMPPSQPRSRNASAASSTSTVKDGSAGGIGDGASLDAGGDEDSSLMSAGGSAGTKVEREEQFSEGEHGRVRQMSGASSGSEPTGYQPQSQSQSQTGQASNVKTVNSDSPSKEPSVSETKANEALVPSSSSSPSFGCQSLEAGPTSHSAPPVSSSPSSTSSSILPPQPNCVSKPDLTYNDHRAGHRKTTEIKNEVIKNEGEGTVEKTEKSSSQMQGDGEVNTQNGQEKENRLHTASRLHNNEKEEKHTLEEQQSASSVGVIVSARSEGSHTEKSKHPQDNCIEEKQSHSFLRESSSHNGDEGVDLSLYSSHHQKSNFGRPQNLPQSGPHKYGHPESTYGSDLSMKNRGRAGPAGVMESNSRYLGYQQPQTGYGPGHPKDVGSIAEALVKRGQGAGAKSHEDNSQMQQFPSLLQEVLQGYNLDRRYGRPEQVFPAHLQVQQQFQTRHPFSMTESMRMQSGVTEASAHSVKPPHPNQRHGSEPDFTTDPQSSVKSASNTKILQNAEKTEVGVSQSHLTQATESQQPPPKHINLADYSLPQRKVLSNVSAPSSAVQELLLQEPEPLTGSIGQSESQKSSGSILAPSERRSVICDVSPNRRSTPERDRESDREREREKSQSGASVIQQPFSSPAAANDLSKKDTGEKQVVKMETVSKEAGPDAANVQTDHHGSGSANEADVDYHSKSVHSSVVMNADPYRRGGVDITPLPSHPMSTNPLSSPSRHQPYLHGVDLSTGSGSSFPGYRYGDTREGNMMPRSNPHFPSHHPYHTISPQTQSTNKLQMYPLPRGPPHLPHDMNDWVKAMQHRPSKEMMMQPGPSPGRLKVGQSEQRQRMISQTDMPSEQHATKTSLHHQSPYFDLKVWESTHPVREGTRMIEGDSYYRTQPPLPPPHTPAPVASHGPVPPQMTRGQNAAEPEVSRGAAEEAKHPCPLPPQSSTKPSAEINSAQPQVQRQTKAGGSGDTNPLILRRRVRSFISPIPAKRQLQDASQQRAATNSHHSPGAQSESSHHNEDDPSSSDLPCPRLTSPLLGESTYSQPLSPSSGNTKVLGSRKGRGLKLEAIVQKITPNIKKPAGHADDESNHYSGFSHSEIPPFNDSQDQDLAHFPRVAGGDDSYMDESHSLNDMIPFRVVDDTGPLPPSAYPCDPHQTSQALKPQDFDFGLAAAVASASGDKEDFTLLGPLPPPPPLPRPVQGSPPPSSSALSDIQHFTNTYQELETRRGEQSAANLLRQKLQESGMGFDDYPGSDYYGTTPPHHSQAQGHMLNRQHQMSSVRSSLSPQDSKLSDNVVPKGYFPSGKKKGRPVGSVNKQKRAQNPAQAQTQGQSQAQAQSTTLSAPPAPPTPTTAAATTPPIVQTAGSTPAPAEPPLTDNVNTPALAPPVLTQVVKLDVESEDTQPEIEVKPVRRRRRGVKDENEPLEARGRQRRRRRGAAATAPPVAKDDPDTPLGAGGSLGANRVFVDPNRKGPFVPHIHVEKKIPEIGAVCTIVNAEEDKMKGERGAVGGKASGSGIDSLLTSALSSQLSRRDRESEKRETDEVETTLQSGKALPSSGYVVAGPVITETNHSGRLLCCLCQKWANYKHLGDLYGPFYPAEYAAKLPKNQPQVRQCQATTGTNKTGPNSDISSNALSTIQDTQTQDAQFTKPSTESDYGISLDSKPTSFTTTVSTASIDGREETMHMAGKLSNTASSSSSSPTTSKTTSLTWDLNLDIRPIPELKREPDLEIDQQQMQKQQQLQLQQQQQQQQQQQQQQQQQQHQQQQQQQQQQQQQQPPPTDEAQQRPQHRKLTSHPRFKRRHKSSEDSPRMVPSNSKASLPFQPPPPALDSLGPLAQLAQLPQMPMDPEELWVHEGCIVWTSGVYLVNGRLYGLQEALDGARETCCSYCEMVGSTLGCYSKGCTLRYHYLCAIEADCSLNEDNFSLRCPKHKVKKESLPRASGQPSQCTWSSPREAETNEAGEETQEPGSCQFGQ; via the exons AAACCTTCACAGCTGTCCACCATGGACAGCAGCATAGGAGCTATCCACACTCGGGGCACAGAATGACCCCTCAGTACCCACACTATTCCCCACAGGGTGGAGCATCCACAGGGTCATCAGGAATGTACAGCCCCCCTCCACAGAGATATCTCGACGGGGCTGCCAGCACTGGGTTCGATCCCAAAGTCAACAGTTCTCCCAGTGTGAACTCCAGTTCAAACTCAGTCTCCAGTTCAGTTGCTGCTAACAATGTGGGGCCAATGGAAAATGTTCAACAGAGTTACCATGCTTCAAATTATCCTGGATTTTCCCCACAGACACATTCACTTCATAAGCAAGCCACACTACAGCACCGCAACTCACAGCACAATTTAGGGGTAGGTTATGACAACTCTCTGAAGCAGCACCAGGGACCATCTCCAGGTTCTGTATATGCTAAACATCATCAAGCCTCCAATCCCAGTATACCTCAAGCAGCATCTCAAGAAATAGCCAAATCCCCAATGCACCCCAATGCTCAACAAGCCCAAATTAACCAAAACTTCAGCCCGATATCCAACCCCTCTCCAGCCGCTTCTGCAGTGCATTCCCCCAGTTGtagctcctctccctcccctttgATGGGTGTCTCAGAGGCACATGGAAACCCCTCAGGACATGGTCCTTCACATCCTCCTACATCAAACCCCCGTAGCAGCCATGGTCAGGGTAGATTACTGCAGACCATGCCTCAGCTAAGTCCCACGCCCAACTCAAATAGCAGCATCAGTAGTTGTGGTAGCAGTGGTAGTCATAAAGCTCAAAGCATGAGCACAGTAGGAGGGAGCAGTCTTCCTCCAACAGGTCGCAACAAAATGGGTCTAGGAACAGGCATTGGATCTCGAGAGGAGGGCTCTGCTGTTTATTCATCCTCTGCACTTGAAAAAATGCAGGATGCCGGCCTGAATAGTCTTAGCGCCTTGAGCTCACAAGTAGCCAATTTACCAAACACAATTCAACACATGCTCCTCACTGACACTGTGCTTTCACAGAAGAAGGGGAAAGATGGGGGGCAGGTGCAACAGGCAACACATGGCATGCCCCCATCACAACCAAGGAGTCGAAATGCAAGTGCAGCTTCAAGTACTAGCACAGTTAAAGATGGAAGTGCAGGGGGGATTGGTGATGGTGCCAGCTTAGAtgctggtggtgatgaagaCTCCTCACTGATGTCAGCTGGAGGCTCAGCAGGGACCAAGGTGGAGCGGGAGGAGCAGTTTTCTGAAGGGGAACATGGGAGAGTGAGGCAGATGAGTGGTGCAAGCAGTGGATCTGAACCAACTGGCTATCAACCTCAGTCTCAGAGTCAATCACAGACTGGACAAGCATCAAATGTTAAAACGGTCAACTCTGATTCACCGTCAAAAGAACCAAGTGTTtctgaaacaaaagcaaatgaagCTCTCGTtccctcttcatcatcatctccatcttTTGGATGTCAGTCATTAGAGGCTGGCCCAACTTCACATTCAGCACCTCCAGTTTCCTCATCCccctcatccacctcctccagcattcttcctcctcagccaaATTGTGTCTCCAAACCTGATTTAACATATAATGACCATAGAGCTGGCCATAGGAAGACAACAGAAATTAAAAACGAAGTCATCAAAAATGAAGGTGAAGGCACAgttgagaaaacagagaaaagtagcAGCCAGATGCAAGGAGACGGAGAAGTCAATACACAAAATGgtcaggaaaaagaaaataggTTGCACACTGCATCCAGATTACACAATAATGAGAAGGAAGAAAAGCACACATTGGAGGAACAGCAGAGTGCCAGTAGTGTCGGTGTGATTGTTTCAGCTAGGTCTGAGGGAAGTCACACTGAAAAAAGCAAGCATCCCCAAGACAACTGCATAGAAGAGAAACAGTCACATTCGTTCTTAAGAGAGTCAAGCAGTCATAACGGAGATGAAGGTGTAGATCTGAGTCTGTATTCCTCCCATCACCAGAAATCAAATTTCGGACGGCCTCAAAATCTTCCTCAGTCTGGACCACATAAATATGGCCACCCAGAATCAACATATGGCTCAGATTTGTCAAtgaaaaacagagggagggcTGGCCCAGCGGGTGTAATGGAATCAAATTCCAGATACTTGGGGTACCAACAGCCACAAACTGGATACGGCCCTGGGCATCCAAAAGATGTTGGTTCTATTGCAGAGGCTTTGGTGAAGAGAGGACAAGGAGCAGGAGCTAAAAGTCATGAGGATAATTCACAAATGCAGCAGTTTCCAAGCCTTTTACAAGAAGTTCTGCAAGGTTACAATTTAGACAGACGTTATGGCAGACCAGAGCAGGTCTTTCCTGCCCATCTCCAAGTTCAACAACAGTTTCAAACCAGACACCCATTTAGCATGACTGAAAGTATGAGGATGCAAAGTGGAGTGACTGAGGCTTCGGCTCATTCTGTAAAGCCCCCACATCCAAACCAGAGGCATGGAAGTGAGCCAGATTTTACCACAGATCCCCAGTCCTCGGTGAAGTCAGCATCCAACACTAAGATAttacaaaatgctgaaaaaactGAAGTTGGTGTGTCCCAGAGTCATTTAACACAGGCTACAGAGTCTCAGCAACCACCACCAAAACATATAAACTTAGCTGACTATTCCCTACCACAGAGAAAAGTGTTATCTAATGTGTCAGCTCCATCCTCTGCTGTGCAGGAACTCCTTTTGCAAGAGCCAGAGCCACTAACAGGCAGCATTGGTCAAAGTGAGTCTCAGAAATCATCAGGCTCCATATTAGCCCCATCAGAGCGGCGCTCTGTCATCTGTGATGTGTCGCCAAACAGACGCAGCAcaccagagagggacagggaaagtgacagagaaagagagcgggaGAAAAGTCAGAGCGGAGCCTCTGTGATTCAACAGCCATTTTCCTCTCCGGCAGCAGCCAATGATCTGAGTAAAAAGGATACTGGAGAGAAGCAAGtggtgaaaatggaaacagTATCAAAAGAGGCTGGCCCAGACGCTGCAAATGTACAAACTGATCATCATGGCAGCGGTTCAGCTAATGAGGCTGATGTGGATTATCATTCCAAGTCTGTTCACTCATCTGTTGTAATGAATGCTGACCCCTATAGGCGAGGTGGTGTTGATATTACACCCTTGCCTTCTCATCCTATGAGCACTAATCCATTATCTTCACCTTCAAGGCACCAGCCTTATCTTCATGGTGTTGATTTATCAACTGGCAGTGGCAGCAGTTTTCCTGGATATCGATATGGAGATACAAGAGAAGGGAATATGATGCCACGCAGTAACCCCCATTTTCCTTCCCACCACCCATACCATACCATATCCCCCCAGACTCAATCCACAAATAAGCTTCAAATGTATCCTCTCCCTCGTGGCCCGCCTCATCTCCCCCATGACATGAACGACTGGGTAAAAGCAATGCAGCACAGGCCGTCAAAGGAGATGATGATGCAGCCTGGTCCATCTCCAGGAAGACTTAAGGTCGGCCAAtcagaacagagacagaggatgaTCTCTCAAACTGACATGCCCAGTGAACAACATGCAACCAAAACGTCACTCCATCATCAAAGCCCTTACTTTGATTTAAAAGTGTGGGAGTCGACACACCCTGTGAGAGAAGGCACTCGAATGATAGAGGGAGACTCCTACTACAGAACACAGCCGCCTCTCCCACCTCCTCATACTCCTGCTCCTGTAGCTTCACACGGCCCTGTTCCTCCACAAATGACTCGTGGCCAGAATGCCGCTGAACCTGAGGTCTCCAGAGGAGCCGCTGAGGAAGCCAAACATCCCTGCCCACTCCCTCCACAGAGCTCCACGAAACCCTCAGCTGAGATTAACTCAGCTCAGCCACAGGTGCAGCGTCAGACAAAAGCTGGGGGTTCTGGAGACACAAACCCACTAATATTGCGAAGGAGGGTTCGCTCTTTTATCTCTCCTATTCCTGCCAAAAGGCAACTCCAGGATGCTTCTCAGCAGAGGGCTGCCACAAATTCACATCACTCCCCCGGGGCTCAGTCTGAGTCTAGCCATCACAATGAAGATGACCCATCCAGTTCAGACCTCCCTTGTCCCAGACTCACGTCCCCTCTGCTTGGAGAGAGTACTTATTCACAGCCTCTATCTCCATCAAGTGGTAATACCAAGGTTTTGGGTTCCAGGAAAGGACGGGGTTTGAAACTGGAAGCAATAGTGCAGAAAATCACACCAAATATTAAAAAGCCAGCAGGCCATGCTGATGATGAGTCAAATCATTACTCCGGCTTCTCTCACTCAGAAATACCACCGTTTAATGATTCACAGGACCAAGACTTAGCACATTTCCCCAGGGTTGCAGGAGGGGACGACAGTTACATGGATGAAAGTCACTCATTAAACGACATGATTCCCTTCAGAGTAGTTGATGATACTGGGCCTTTACCTCCGTCTGCCTACCCGTGTGATCCTCATCAGACGTCCCAAGCCCTTAAACCACAAGACTTTGACTTTGGATTAGCAGCCGCCGTGGCATCCGCATCTGGTGACAAGGAGGATTTCACTTTGCTTGGACCTTTACCCCCTCCACCGCCTCTCCCTCGCCCAGTCCAGGGTTCCCCACCCCCATCTTCATCTGCCCTGTCAGACATTCAGCATTTCACCAACACTTACCAAGAGCTCGAGACAAGAAGAGGAGAGCAGTCTGCCGCTAACCTTCTTCGACAGAAACTTCAAGAATCTGGCATGGGATTTGATGATTATCCTGGCAGTGACTACTATGGAACCACCCCACCCCACCATAGTCAGGCTCAAGGACACATGCTGAATAGACAACATCAGATGTCCTCCGTCAGGTCCAGTCTGTCGCCACAAGATTCTAAACTATCGGATAATGTTGTGCCTAAAGGCTACTTCCCATCTGGCAAGAAGAAAGGCAGGCCCGTAGGGAGTGTGAATAAACAAAAACGGGCCCAGAACCCAGCCCAAGCACAGACGCAGGGCCAGTCTCAAGCCCAGGCTCAGAGCACAACTCTGAGTGCTCCTCCAGCCCCACCCACTCCAACTACAGCTGCTGCCACAACCCCACCGATAGTGCAGACTGCCGGCAGCACACCAGCCCCTGCAGAACCCCCTCTGACAGACAATGTAAACACTCCCGCACTGGCCCCACCCGTTTTAACCCAGGTAGTGAAACTGGATGTTGAGAGTGAGGACACGCAGCCAGAGATTGAGGTCAAACCTGTGCGAAGGAGACGCCGAGGTGTGAAAGATGAAAATGAGCCACTAGAGGCAAGAGGgcgacagaggaggagaaggagaggtgCAGCAGCGACAGCGCCACCAGTCGCCAAAGATGACCCCGATACACCTTTGGGAGCAGGAGGGAGCCTTGGCGCAAATAGAGTATTTGTGGATCCAAATAGAAAGGGCCCGTTTGTTCCACACATACACGTGGAGAAGAAAATACCTGAGATTGGGGCCGTGTGCACCATTGTAAATGCTGAGGAGGACAAGATGAAAGGAGAGCGTGGTGCAGTCGGAGGGAAAGCAAGCGGGAGTGGAATTGATTCTCTCCTGACCTCAGCTCTTTCCTCCCAGTTAtcaaggagagacagagaatcaGAGAAAAGGGAGACAGACGAGGTGGAAACCACACTTCAGTCAGGAAAAGCACTTCCTTCATCTGGCTATGTTGTTGCAGGCCCTGTGATTACAGAGACCAATCACTCTGGGCGCCTGCTTTGCTGCCTGTGTCAGAAATGGGCAAATTACAAACACCTTGGAGATCTCTATGGGCCCTTCTATCCAGCTGAATATGCTGCAAAGCTACCCAAGAACCAGCCCCAGGTCAGGCAATGTCAAGCAACCACAGGCACAAACAAAACGGGACCAAATTCAGACATAAGCTCCAATGCTTTGAGCACTAtccaagacacacaaacacaagatgCTCAGTTTACCAAGCCTTCAACTGAGAGTGACTATGGCATCAGCCTAGATTCAAAACCAACATCTTTTACCACTACAGTCAGTACTGCCTCCATAGATGGTAGAGAGGAAACGATGCATATGGCTGGCAAACTCAGTAACaccgcctcctcttcctcctcctcccccaccaccaGTAAAACAACATCTCTAACCTGGGATTTGAATCTAGACATCCGACCTATCCCCGAGCTTAAGAGAGAGCCAGACCTGGAGATTGACCAGCAACAGATGCAGaaacagcaacagctgcagctgcagcagcaacaacagcagcagcagcaacagcagcagcagcagcagcagcagcagcatcagcagcagcagcagcagcagcagcagcagcagcagcagcagccgccgccGACCGACGAAGCTCAACAACGACCTCAACACAGAAAGCTGACCTCGCATCCCCGCTTTAAACGGAGGCACAAATCTAGTGAGGACTCCCCCAGAATGGTGCCATCCAACAGCAAGGCGTCCCTCCCTTTCCAGCCGCCTCCGCCAGCCTTGGACTCCCTGGGGCCCTTGGCACAACTCGCCCAGCTGCCTCAGATGCCCATGGACCCAGAGGAGCTGTGGGTCCACGAAGGATGTATAGTGTGGACCAGTGGAGTGTACCTTGTCAATGGGAGACTGTACGGCCTGCAGGAGGCACTAGATGGCGCCAGAGAAACA TGCTGCTCATACTGTGAGATGGTTGGCTCAACCCTGGGCTGCTACAGTAAAGGCTGTACACTTCGCTACCACTACCTGTGTGCTATTGAAGCAG ATTGCTCTCTGAATGAAGATAACTTCTCCCTGCGGTGTCCGAAGCACAAGGTAAAGAAAGAGAG TTTACCCAGAGCATCCGGCCAGCCAAGTCAGTGTACCTGGAGCAGTCCGAGAGAGGCTGAGACAAACGAAGCAGGAGAAGAGACGCAGGAGCCTGGGAGCT GTCAGTTTGGACAATAG